Proteins co-encoded in one Plasmodium berghei ANKA genome assembly, chromosome: 11 genomic window:
- a CDS encoding BIR protein, which yields MDANICRNFLLVMTKFPDQLDSKGKYYFNDDQNFKEYCTNNSCDSDLEKINAGCLYFFNAFFKDSDLFQSVAKSNINIVDYIIIWLSYMLNLKENNNGTSNLTYFYTTNINNDKYTNSITGVDAYSSYKDLIDKKHDLTKVDIKDISKFYDVFKKLCEMYTEFDDDNKNCTKCSGKAKEFVEKYKDLNKDYNNTNSSSYNKMLSTLSTDYNNLKNKCKNVQNSKFPLLPEIKTTQISVKSYEQTSAQTPEVASSSSSIGNNLFTVLSVFGAIALFLGISYKYSLFGRRKRSQKQYLREKIKNIKRMDH from the exons ATGGATGCAAATATa TGTAGGAATTTCCTTTTAGTAATGACGAAATTTCCCGATCAATTGGACAGTAAAGGaaagtattattttaatgatGATCAAAATTTCAAAGAGTATTGTACTAATAATAGTTGTGATAGTGATCtcgaaaaaattaatgctggatgtttatatttttttaatgcatTCTTTAAGGATTCTGATTTGTTTCAATCTGTTGCAAAAAGTAACATCAATATTGTTGATTACATTATAATATGGTTAAGTTATATGTTAAACCtaaaggaaaataataatggaaCCAGCAATCtaacttatttttatactacaaatataaataatgataagtATACAAATTCTATAACAGGTGTTGATGCTTATAGTAGTTATAAGGATCTTATAGATAAAAAGCACGATTTGACGAAAGTGGATATTAAAGATATatctaaattttatgatgtatttaaaaaattatgtgaAATGTATACTGAATTTGATGACgacaataaaaattgcaCAAAATGTTCGGGAAAAGCTAAAGAATTtgttgaaaaatataaagaccTTAACAAAGATTATAATAACACTAATAGCAGTTcctataataaaatgttgTCTACTTTATCAActgattataataatttaaaaaataaatgtaaaaatgtTCAAAATAGCAAGTTTCCACTCCTTCCAGAGATAAAAACAACACAAATTTCTGTAAAAAGTTATGAACAAACTTCTGCACAAACACCTGAAGTTGCATCATCAAGCTCGTCGATAGGAAACAACTTATTTACAGTTTTATCGGTATTTGGTGCAATAGCATTATTTTTAGGAATCTCCTATaag tattcGTTATTTGGACGTCGGAAACGATCtcaaaaacaatatttaagagaaaaaataaaaaatataaagagaATGGATCATTAA